A stretch of Lathyrus oleraceus cultivar Zhongwan6 chromosome 6, CAAS_Psat_ZW6_1.0, whole genome shotgun sequence DNA encodes these proteins:
- the LOC127095945 gene encoding uncharacterized protein LOC127095945: protein MTPVQKNVSVPLSCVVICWQIRNGDLMSYVVYITMTCVKILKCKIPENISNIKQVYNIRYQYNKALMGDISEMQQLLKLLDDNNYVSRFAFLDSEKEESVTSWALKDQEEMPKVIVTDRDTTLMNSVAKVFSTSYALFYRKVCDKYLYLLKYVESTMLDQVKERIVSAWTNQLVRNISQVGLSYIFHKAKRFDNVSSDSAKCGCTIVKTYLPHACLIAMKVKLDRTLRMNEVCSHWKKLRFDDNCVMKDGKSNISNLTEWEVIQEIFLKADDNMKLHIKEQLRKIAYLDTTDLKPPSQPVKTKGATKKVKPTSNDNSTVQSSLYFEHVDKVFPDSPTPNSQKIVNVKGDNYCGFLVISALLDKGEGDHTLVLH, encoded by the exons ATGACACCGGTTCAAAAAAATGTGAGTGTCCCGTTAAGCTGTGTGGTTATATGTTGGCAAATAAGAAATGGAGATTTAATGTCATATGTGGTTTACATAACCATGACTTGTGTAAAAA TTTTGAAATGTAAAATACCTGAAAATATCTCAAATATCAAGCAAGTATACAATATTCGGTATCAATATAACAAGGCGCTGATGGGGGATATAAGTGAAATGCAACAACTATTAAAACTTTTGGATGATAACAATTATGTTTCCAG GTTTGCATTTCTAGATAGCGAAAAAGAGGAGAGTGTTACTTCTTGGGCTTTGAAGGACCAAGAAGAGATGCCGAAAGTAATTGTTACTGACCGCGACACCACTTTGATGAATTCAGTTGCAAAAGTATTTTCTACTTCTTATGCATTATTTTATAG AAAGGTGTGCGATAAATATCTATATTTGTTGAAATATGTTGAAAGCACAATGTTGGACCAGGTGAAGGAGAGAATTGTCTCTGCATGGACCAATCAG TTGGTCAGAAACATATCTCAAGTAGGTTTAAGTTATATTTTTCATAAAGCAAAACGATTTGATAATGTAAGCTCCGATAGTGCAAAATGTGGTTGCACAATTGTGAAAACCTATCTCCCACATGCTTGTCTTATAGCAATGAAGGTGAAGCTTGATAGAACGTTAAGAATGAATGAAGTTTGCAGTCATTGGAAAAAGCTTAGGTTTGACGACAATTGTGTCATGAAAGACGGTAAATCAAATATCTCTAACTTGACCGAATGGGAAGTGATACAAGAGATATTTTTGAAAGCCGACGACAATATGAAACTCCACATCAAAGAACAATTGAGGAAGATTGCTTATCTGGACACCACTGACTTGAAACCACCATCTCAACCGGTAAAAACAAAAGGTGCTACAAAGAAGGTTAAACCTACATCGAATGATAATTCAACGGTGCAATCTTCTTTgtattttgaacatgttgacaaaGTTTTTCCGGACTCACCAACTCCAAATTCTCAAAAA ATCGTCAATGTTAAGGGTGACAATTATTGCGGTTTTCTAGTTATTTCAGCTTTGCTCGATAAAGGAGAAGGTGATCACACACTTGTTCTCCATTAA